Below is a genomic region from Methanomassiliicoccus sp..
GTACCATTATTACCGGTAGCTCAGCATGCATTCCATGCAAGGGCGTTCTCGTCATATCGATCTGTGTTTTAAAAAGGGACGATGACCCTATTTTCAACGATGAGGGAGATCATCTCATCTTATGTCCACTGCTTCGTTCCATGATTGTTATCCTTCGTGACCGTCCTTGCCGGCATGACCTATTCATTTACCTGAACGATGTCATTGAGTATATCTTGAAAAAAGCGGTGGAACGTATTCCTCTCATTTGCCGTCCTCATGCCGCATCTTGTTCCCACCCCAGAACGTCATATGGATGATGAGGCAGATGAAGCTCAGCAAGAAGGAAGAGATGCCCAGGTTCAGGAAGGTAAACCCTGGTATGCTGTCAATGAACTGATCGCAGGGGTACACGACCTCGCTGGTCGTGAACACTATCCTTATGCATAATGTATACCCAGAACAGCAGGCTGTAGAGGCAAGTGGAGAATACTATGGCCTTTAGATGGCGGGTCGTTAGGCTCATGCCCTCGACCCATACTTACCCTTTGATTTTAACCCACCTGTCCTTGGGGCGAAGGATGTTCATTTTTTCCATCATCCCCAAAAATATCCAGGTTGAGCTCTGACCTAAGGGGCGCTAGCCAAAATTTTTTTTAGTATTGTTTGGTGAGGCGTCCACTTCCTCTGACAGACCTAGTATTATCTTGGCGGTCTCCCTGCTCAGGAGGCTCATGACCGTGCCGGTGATAACGATGGCCCTGTGGGCATCCTCCTCCTTAGTAAGGACAAGGGTGGACTCATTATCTACCAGTAGCAGCAGCTCGATGCAGTAGCTGCTGTCCCCGGTGACGAACCCTTGATCGGTCATCTCCCCCTCCCATTCCCCAGGAGGGTCTTTTGGCACCAGCCTCATGATCGTTGCCTTACCAAGGTGTCCCGCGAAGCTCTCCGCCTTTTGCACCAGAACGACTGAGACAGGGATAACCTTCGAACGGTCCGCTAGCAGTTTTGCGTACTTTATCACGTTGCGGTTGTTGAAGCATATGAAGATGATATTATCCTTCGCCGTATTGAGGAGCTCCGATATCTTATGGTGGATGGAGTACTGGCCCATCAAGGTCCACACGGGGTTCT
It encodes:
- a CDS encoding TrmB family transcriptional regulator → MRLGLSEYESRAYVATVALGEGTVKEISVESGVPRSRAYDVMERLAERGFVQVSNSTPICYRANDPLIASQNLMEEIKHANDEIVKELNEINRKADKVENPVWTLMGQYSIHHKISELLNTAKDNIIFICFNNRNVIKYAKLLADRSKVIPVSVVLVQKAESFAGHLGKATIMRLVPKDPPGEWEGEMTDQGFVTGDSSYCIELLLLVDNESTLVLTKEEDAHRAIVITGTVMSLLSRETAKIILGLSEEVDASPNNTKKNFG